The sequence below is a genomic window from Pseudomonas cannabina.
CTACCCTCAGCCCCTCGACACGCTGGAATTCACGCTGGTTGTTAGTGACCACGAAACCGGGATATCCCGGTGGGTTTCGAACGCTTTGCCCGTGCCGATCGCGGACTGGAACCGTAGCGGCTCTCGGTAGAGCGGCTAACCCGATGTTGATAGATTTGCCCTGTCCTGAACACCTGAACCTTGGATGTGCAGGCTGATAAGGGCTTTGACGGCGTGCCGAGGATCACGGGAAGGAATGGCAGGTCTTGCAGACGGGTGCGCCAAGCGTCGCGGCCATGGGCTGCTACTGTCATTTCTGACAGTAGAGTAATCAACGCCGGCTGATTATCCTGAGGGTTGGACGATATCAAGGTCAGGGAGACCATTATGGATATTCACGTTGCGCGCGCTTCATCTACGTCAGTAAAACTGGCCACGCTATCGCTGGTCATCGTGTGTACGGGGCTTCTGTTAGCGCCCGAGCGATCACAGGCTGAAGAGGCTAACCGGACGATCTGTCTGGCAGGAACTCATACTGCGAACTGGTCGCCCGGGGTGACCAACACGGCGAAGGATGTCAATGTCTCGACAACCAGCAAATGGGGCCCCTGTGCATCGCATCCGCAACTGAAGGGGGTCAGCGCCTCATCCAGCGCACATTTCAAAGCAAATTTTTCCTGCAAATCCTTGCTCCTGCAAACCAACCCGATTGTCTGGGACATCAAATGGAGCGACGGTGCCGCCAGCACTTACAAGTTCATCGCGATCCTCAACAACATCGGTAATTTGAGTACCACAATCCTCGGTGTCGGAACGATTATGGACGGCCGATACAAGGGCGCCAGCGCGGTCAGTACGTTTGTACTGAGCAGTGACAGTTCCTCACCGAATAACGATTGCAACAAGTGGAGCGGTGTTACACAGGTCAGCGGCCTTTCGACACTGGTTATAGCCCCATGATGCATGTCACAGCGTCTGATAATGCAGGCTGAACGTCAGCGTTGTTGTATCTCCCGGGCGCAACAGCTTCAACCCCGGATGCCCCGGCAAATGATGGGCGTTGACCGGGTGGCTGACCGGCTCGAAGCAAAAGAAATTCAGCCCCGGCGGGCAGAACACCAGACAGTATTCGCTGCCGGTGGCCTGGCAGTGCAGTTCATAGCCCAGGTCCGGCTGGCTGATGACGCTGTGGCCATCCCAGCCGGTGAAGCCGTTGTCGAGGCGCGTGTCGGGCAGCGCGCTGCTGTGCTGGAAATCCCATTCGGCAGGAGGGTCCTGCAAGACAGTCGGCAAGCCGCGCTCATCACTTAGCCAAACCTGCGCGACGTTGGCCTGCAGGCGTGTGTGGGCAGTACGAGGAAGGTAAGGATGCAAGCCCAGGCCGTGCCAGATGGCGCGGCTGTCCAGGTGGGTGGTGGTCAATTCGATACTCAGTTTGCCGTCGTGCAGGGTGTAGCTCAGTTGCGCGCGGTAGGCGAAAGGCGTCTGGCTGTCGAGTTGCAAGCAGATCTGCCGAGGCGTCTGCTCGATGACCGTCCATGGCTGCTGCCAGGCACTGCCATGGATCGGCAGCGGGTCATTGGCGCTGTTGGGGGCCAGTGCCAGCCAGCCGTCCGGCGTGTCGAAACCGTCATTGCCGATTCGATTCGACCAGGGCGCCAGCGGGTAGCAGGCCAGTCGACGCGGCACTCCTGCCGCCAGTGCGTCGTCGTCGCTTGGGCGCAGCAACGGCTGACCGCTTGCCAATACCGTCCAGTTGACGATACTGCCGCCGATTTCGGTAGCAACGCTCAGGCGGGTAATGCCGTCTTCAAGGGTCAGAACGTTCACGGGCATGATGCAGGGCCTTGTCGGAGAGTTGAGGGACAGGAGGGCTGGCGCGGCGCCAGGTCAACAGCACGATGCCGCTGACCACGATCAATCCGCCGAGGATCTGGCCGCTGCTGAGCAACTGATCCAGAATCAGCCAGCCGAACAGCAGGCTCGCCACCGGCTCGATGTTCATCACCGGTGCGTTGCGGCTGATGTCCAGACGCGCCATGCAGATGAACAGCAGCGAGAACCCCAGCCCGTAGAGCAGCACCAGACTGGCCAGTGCGGTCCAGCCGATACGGCTGGAGGGTAGATCCACGCCGCCGGGCAATACGCCACTGCTGCCTGCAACGGCGGCGACCACAAACACCACGGCCATGGTCAGCATGCTGCGAACGCTGCCGCGCATGCCCGCCAGTTTGTTATCGGTGATCCACAGTGCGAACGCGAATACCACTGCGGCGGTGGCCGCGTAGGCGATGCCCTCCAGCCACTGCGGCTCGCTGCTGCCCGGGTTCGACAAGCGCTGCGGCACGTCCAGCGCCAGTGTCAGGCCAAACAGAATCAGCCCCATCAGGCCTGCCGCACGGCGTGTCGGCCTGGCACCGCCCAGCGCCCAGGTCAGCAATGCCAGCAGGATCGGCGAGACATTGACCACCAGTAATGCCAGCGCAACCGGAATGCGCGCCACTGCCGAGTAGATGCAAAAGCTTTGGGTCGCGATCAGCAGCCCGAGCAACAACTGCCAGCGCCAGGTGCTGGCCGGCAGACTGAGTGTTTCACGTTGCCACAGCACCAGGCTGGTGAGCACCAGCAAGGTCACGCCAGAGCGACAAAGGATGGCCAACAGCAGACCGGTGTCGTGATCGAAGGCAATACGTGCGGCAATGTGATTGCCGGCAAACGAGCAGGCCAGCAGCGCGAGGATCAGCACGGCGATGTGACGGGGGAACAGGGCAGGGGCGGACATACGCAACCAGCCTCCTTGGCTGGATAACAGGGAGTGCGCACCGGAGCTTTTTGCAGAGCCCCGGTGGCGTTGCAACGCCAAGCCTTAGAGCACGACGCTCGGCAGCCACAGCGAAATGGCCGGAATGTAGGTGACCAGCATCAGCACCAGAAACAGTGCGACGTAGAAAGGCACCAGCGCTTTCACGGTGGCTTCGATGGTGACTTTACCCACCGCCGCACCGACGAACAGCACAGCGCCCACTGGCGGTGTTATCAGTCCGATCCCCAGGTTGACCAGCATGATCATGCCGAAATGCACCGGGTCGATGCCGACGCCGACGATGACCGGCAGCAGAATCGGGGTCAGGATCAGAATCAGCGGGGCCATGTCCATGACGGTGCCCAGCAACAGCAGCATCACGTTGATGCACATCAGGATCACGTAACGGTTATCCGACAGAGTCAGGAACGCTGTCGTGATCTTCATCGGGATTTCCATCAGTGTCAGGATGTAACCGAAGCTGGCGGCAAAACCGATCAGGATCATCACGATGGAAATGGTCCGTGCCGCCCGGTGCATCAGCTTGGGCAGATCGCGCCATTTGTAGTCGCGGTAGATGAACATGGTGACAAAGAACGCCCACAACACGGCAATGGCGGCCGACTCGGTGGCGGTGAAGATACCCGACAGAATGCCGCCGAGGATGATGACCATGGCCATCATGCCCCAGAGCGCTTCACCGGCGATTTTCAGCGCCTGACGCAGCGGTATCACTTCACCCTTGGGGTAGTTGCGCTTGCGCGCGAAGATCATGCACAGGCCCATCATCACCGCGCTGAGCAGCAGGCCCGGCATAATCCCGGCCATGAACAGTGAAGCGATCGATACCGTGCCGCCTGCCGCCAGCGAGTAAAGCACCGAGTTATGGCTGGGTGGCGTCAACAGCGCCTGAACCGAGCCGCTGACCGTTACCGCAGTCGAGAAGTCGCGAGGGTAGCCGTTACGCTCCATTTCCGGAATCAGTACCGAGCCGACCGAAGCGGTATCGGCAACTGACGAGCCTGAAATCGCGCCAAAGAACGTCGAGGCCACGATGTTGACCAGCGACAGACCGCCGCGCACAAAGCCGACCAGCACGGCGGCAAACGCGACCAGTCGGCGTGACATGCCACCTTCGGCCATGATCGCCCCGGCGAGGACGAAGAACGGGATCGCCAGCAACGAGAATTTGTTCACGCCACCGGCAATCTGAATCATCAGCGCATCGGCCGGAATATCGATCCACCAAGCGCCGATCAAGGCTGACAGGCCCAGTGCATAAGCAACCGGCATGCCGATGAGAATCAAAGCGATGAAGCTGCCCAGCAGTATAAAAGCGTCCATTTATGCGGCACCTTCGCTTTCTTCAATGACGTCGAAGCGCATCACCGCGCGATGACTCTGGTCGCCCAGAAATAACCGTTCCAGCACGAAAACCAGGGTCACGATGCCGCCGATCGGAATCGGCAGGTAAGAGATGCCCACGCGCAAAAACGGCAGTTCACCGACGAACTGATTCCAGGTGGTGGCGCACAACTTGAAGCCCTTGACGATCATGAACAGGGCCACAATTGCCATCAGGACCTGCACCGCCACGGCGGCGACACGACGTACCTGCTGCGGCATGCGGTCCACGGCCATCGAGACCGCCATGTGTGCGCCCGCCCGGTAACTGGCCGCTGCGCCGAAAAATGTAAACACCACCATCAGCAGAATGGCGGTGGGCTCCGGCCAGCTGGAGCCGCTGCCCAGGATGTAGCGGGCAAAAATGCCCCAGGGAATGATCAGCGTCATGATCAGCACCGACAGACCCGCAATGCCGATACAGACGCGATAGAGCGTGTCGTTGATGCGCAATAGATTACTTTTCATAGGGGCTCACCACGGCGGCGAACGAGCCTGGGCTCGTTCCCGCTGCTTGATCGGACTGGCTTATTGGGCCGCTTGGGTGTTGCTCGCGGCCAGCGCCGGGTTGGTCTTGACCTCTTCGATGCGGCGGATCAGGTCCTTGTAAGGCGCGCCGTATTTGTCACGCACCGGCTGGGTCGCGTCGTAGAAGGCTTTCTTCTGCTCCGGTGTCAGCGTGATGAACTCCACGCCCGCAGCCTTGAGTTTGGTCTCGGCTTCGGCTGATGACTTGTCCCACAGCACGCGCTCTTCCATCTGTGATTCACGCGCGAGCTTTTTCACCAGCGCCTGTTGCTCGGGCTTGAGCTTTTCCCATGTGCTTTTCGACATCACGATCGGCTCCGGCAGGATCAAGTGCTCGGTGATCGTGAAGAACTTGGCGTTCTGGTAGTGATTGTGCTGGAGGTAGGTCGGCGGGTTGTTTTCAGCACCGTCGATCACGCCGGTCTGCAGGGCGCTGAAGATCTCGCCGGTGGCCATGGCGATGCCGTTGCCGCCCATGTCATTGATAGTGTCGATGAACACCGGGTTGCCCTGAACACGGATCTTCATGCCCTTGAGGTCCGACATCTGCCGTACCGGCTTCTTGGTATACAGGTTCCGGGTGCCGCCATCCATCCAGGCCAGGGCGACCATGTTGAATTGCGAATCGGTGATCTTGTCGAGAATTTCCTGGCCGATCTCACCGTCGATGATCGTGCGCATGTGCGCCTGATCGCGGAACACGAACGGCAGGTTGAAGACGTTGACGTCCGGCACCACCGGGCCGACGATGCCGAGGCTGACGCGGGTCATCTGCACTGCACCGCTCTGCACTTGCTCGACGACTTCCTTCTCGGAGCCGAGCACGCCGCCTGCGTACATCTTGAAGCTGATCTCGCCCTTGGATTGCTCTTCGAGCTTCTTGCCCATGTTCTGTTCAGCCACAACCGGCGCGTAGCCTGCCGGGTGAATCTCGGCGAACTTGATCTTGACCTCTGCCTGGGCCATGCCCGACATGCAGAAAGCCAGCGGAAGTGCTGCGATGAGGAGCTTGCGTTTGAAATCCATGGATATCTCCAATGTTGTTATTTTTGGTCGAGCTACGGGATTTTCGGAAGGCGCAGTCAGCCCTTGAACGTGGGTTCCTCCAGGCCTTTGACGCCAGGTCGCAAAGCGAACAGACCACCGGCGAGTGGCTGGTCGCTGAGATCGCCGCCCGGGCGAATCGAGGTGACAAACAAGGTGTCAAGGTTCGGGCCGCCAAACGCACACATGGCGGGTTTTTTCACCGGCACGACCAGTGACTGGTCGAGTTTGCCGGTAGGCGTGAAGCGATGGATGAGGCCTGCGTCGTTGCCGCAAATCCAGTAACAGCCGTCGGCATCGATTGCCGCGCCGTCGGGGCGCCCCAGGTGATGGTTCATGTCCACGAACAGGCGGCGGTCATGCGGCGTGCCGCTGTCGGTGTCGTAATCGAAAGCCCAGATCTTTTGCACGTCGGGGTGTGAGTCAGACAGGTACATTGTGTTGCCGTCAGGGCTGAAGGCCAGGCCGTTGGGGACAATGAAGTCTTGCAGCAACGGGTCCAGCGTCTTCTGGTTCGCGCTGTAGCGATACATCGCGCCAACCGCCGCACCCGCTGCCATGTCCATCAGCATGGTGCCCGCCCAGAAACGACCTTGACGGTCGCAGCGGCCGTCATTGAAGCGCATGCCCGTGCGCAGGTGCTCGACGCTGACCAGCAGCGTGCTGATCAGGTTGCCGTCTTCACAGGGTTGCAGATGAAAAATCCCGCTCTCCATCCCGGCGATCCAGCCACCGCGGCTGTCGGCGGCAATGCAGGCGAGCATCTGCGGTGCTTTCCAGCTGCGCGTTGTGTTGTCTGCGCAGCTCCAGCAATGCAGTTGGCCTTGCGGAATATCCACCCAGTACAGCGCTTGGTCACGCACGCTCCAGACCGGGCTTTCGCCTGTGGCATTTTGTGCATCGACGATCAGTTCGGCATCCATGACGGTTCGTGTCTCCGGATTTCTGAAAAGAAGCAGTGATGCTTATTGGTCGCCGAACGGCCCCGAGGCCACGAATGCGCCACCCTGATAAACCATCGCCGGATCATCGGCCGCCGGCTGCGGCTGAGCCTCGATCTTGGCACGGAACTGTTCTGAGCTGTCTTTGGGGGTATAACCCAGCTTGCTGGCCAGCCTGTTGTCCCACCACACGTTTTTGTTGTCCGACATGCCGTAGACCACGGTATGCCCGACATCCGGCGTGTACAGGGAGCGTTCGATGAGTTGGGTCAGGTCGCCAAAGCTCAGCCAGGTGCTCATCATTCTGCGGTTCTGCGGTTCCGGAAATGACGAGCCAATGCGGATGCTGACGGTTTCGATGCCGTAGCGATCAAAGTAGAAACTGGCCATGTCTTCGCCGTAGGACTTGGACAGGCCGTAATAACTGTCCGGACGACGCGGGGAGTGTGCGTCGATGGTTTCGTCCTGCTTGTAAAAGCCGATCACGTGATTGGAACTGGCGAAGATCACGCGTTTCACGCCGTGCCGGCGGGCGGCTTCGTAGATGTGAAACACACCGCAGATATTGGCGCCGAGAATTTCCTCGAACGGCCGTTCCACCGATACGCCGCCGAAATGCAGAATCGCATCCACGCCTTCGACCAGTTGATGTACCGCATGCTTGTCAGCCAGATCGCAGACCTGAACTTCTTCGGTGGCGTCGATAGCCGGTGCCATATCGGCGATGTCGGAAAGTCGCAGGACCTTCGCGTAAGGGCGCAAAGTCTCGCGTAATACTTTGCCCAGGCCACCTGCCGCGCCTGTCAGCAGGAGGCGATTGAAGGGAGTTTGCGTGGTATGAGCCGATGTCATGAGAAAAGTCCTGATTGTTATTGTTGTCATCTGTTGTCGTATGACTTGCTGGATTATTTGCACCGCCTACGCGGATTGTCAACGCGGCCAACGTCTAATTCCGGCCTTTGCACACTTCGCAACACAGCTGGTTACAAAGGCAAAGTCTGCAGTCATCGCCAGACTTTGCCACAGGGCGTCAGAGCAGCGAAATCGGATAGCTGATGAACACGCGGTTCTCATCGAATTCGTTGGCACTGAAGTCGCGACGTAGTGTGGAATTGCGCCACTTGACGTTCAGGTTCTTGAAGGCGCCGCTTTGCACGGTGTAAGCCAGTTCGGACTCGCGCCCCCATTCCTTGCCGTCGGTGATGTTGCCGGTATGCACGTTATCACCGCTGATGTAGCGGTTCATCATTGTAAGGCCGGGTACGCCGAGCACCACAAAGTTGTAGTCATGCCTTAATTGCCAGGACTTCTCTTTGGCGTTGTCATAACTGGAGTTGTAACTGTCGTTGGCCAGAGTGCCGCCGCTGGTGCCGTTGACGCGCATCCACCCGGTATCGCCAGAGACCTTCTGCAGGCCGACATAGAATGTGCTGCCGCCATAGCGCGCCGAGAGCAATGCATAGGTGGTCTTGTTGTCGAGATCGTCCGCCAGTTTGTTGCCGTCTTCCTTGCCGGTGAAGAAACCGAGGTTGGCGCCGAGTGTCCAGTCGCCGATTGGCTGACTGTGCAGCAGATTGAAGAACTGTTGCTGATAGATATCCTGCAGTTCCGAGTACCAGATACCTGCCTGAGTACGTTTGTCGTTGAACACGTATTCACCGCCGCCGAAGTTGAAGCGGTCCGAGGTGAATGCGCCGCGTCCGTTCAGCGACATGTCTTCCATGCTGGCGTCGTTACGCGGACTATTGCCACGGAATTGCCCGCCATACAGCGTCAGGCCGTCGATCTCTTTGGAAGTGATCTGACCGCCCTGGAAGGTTTGCGGCAGGGAGCGGCCGTCATCGGAGCGCAGGATGGGCAACACCGGCATCCATTCACCGACTTTCAGTTCAGTCTTGGAAACCCGCGCTTTGCCCGCCACACCCAGACGTCCGAAATCATCGGCCGGACGCCCGTCGCCATGGATCGGCAGCAATTGAGTGCCGCCGGTGCCTTTGCCGCCATCGAGTTTGACCGAGTACAGACCCAACACATCGACTCCGAAACCCACCACGCCCTGAGTGAACCCGGACTTGGCATCAAGAATGAAGCTTTGCGTCCACTCTTCGGCCTTGTTCTGCGGTGCCGCACTGTTCGGGAAAGCCGGATTGGTGAAGTTGCGGTTGAAGTACGCGTTACGCAGGTTGAGCGTTGCCTTGGTGTCGTCCACGAAGCCTTCGGCCATGCCGAGTATCGGGAAAGCCAGCGTCATACCGCCAACCCCCAGCAGGATGCGCGAACGGGTGGTGTGAGATGTCATTATTGTTGTGCTCCCTTGTCTATCGAAAACTGTCCCCTTTTCTGGCTGTGTACTCTTTGCAGCCGACACCTTCGAGGATTGCGTGATGCCCGTTTCCAGGCAGGGCCTCGGCCGCAACACAGCCGAATACCGCTCGCCGAACGTCAGCGAATGCTATGAATCAGGAAGGGTGTCGAATACTGCAAGGCAGACAGCGCGGGCAAAGCTTCAATAACCGATAGAGCAAGCGAGCAGGCGCAAGTCTTCATATGAACGTACCCCGATTTTGTTTTTATTGTTGGCGTTATAGGTTGTCGTACAACTGTGGCGATTATTTGCAGCATGAGCGTGGTTTGTCAACGAGCGGTTAGTCGCGCTTTACCGATTCACCTGGTTTTTGTGTGTCAAACAGGGCGGTAAACGAATGGGAGTGAACGCAGCGGACGCATAGGCAGTCCACCCGGTAACCCCATTATTTTATTGGAGCTGCCACATGAATCGGTTCACTCAGAAAGTCGTTGTCATCACAGGAGCAGGTTCCGGGATCGGCGCAGCAACCGCCAAGCGTTTCGCCCGTGAAGGTGCAAGCGTGGTGCTGGTCGGCCGCAACCGCGAGAAACTTGCCAACGTGGCCGCGCAACTGTCAGGCGCAGAGCATTTGATCAGAGCCACCGACGTGGCTGATCTGACTGACGTGGAGGCGCTGTTCAAAGAAGTGGCTGAGCGCTTTGGTCGCCTTGATGTGTTGGTCAACAACGCGGGTGTCGCAACGTCCGGCAAAGTGACCGAACTGGGCGTGGACGATTGGAAAGCGCTGATGTCCGTGGACCTGGACGGCGTGTTCTATTGCACCCGCACCGCCATGCCAGCGCTGATCGCCAGCAAGGGCAACATCATCAACGTGTCGTCGGTGTCCGGCCTGGGCGGCGACTGGGGCATGAGTTTCTACAATGCGGCCAAGGGTGCGATCACCAATTTTACCCGCGCGCTGGCCATGGATCATGGCGTGGACGGCGTGCGCATCAATGCCGTCTGCCCGTCACTGACCCGCAGCGAGCTGACCGAAGACATGTTGGGTGACGAAGCGCTGATGGCCAAGTTCAAGGAGCGCATCCCGCTGGGCCGGCCTGGCGAAGCCGAGGATGTAGGCGACGTTATCGCGTTTCTGGCCAGCGACGATGCGCGCTTCGTGACCGGCGTCAACCTGCCGGTGGATGGCGGTTTATCTGCCTCCAATGGGCAGCCGCCGCAGGCTTGATGATGTCGGCGAGGGCTTTAATGTCTAAGCAGGTGCGCTGAAATGACCGTCAGCGCTTCTCTGCCAGCGGCTTTCGGAAAGCGACGGTCATTGTGTTGCTATCGATCCTCTCGTGTATTAGCGTGGAACCGGCAATAGAGTCTTTGTGCTCAGGATATCAGCCCACGCTTGAACAGCATGATGGTCAAACACGCGTCCTGCATCAACATCTGCCAGGGCCTCACGCGTAAGACGGCTACGCTCCTCCTCTTGATCGATCCACGCGGACAGTGCCTGTTTGACGGTCCAGTTTTTCGAGCGTTCGAGCCTTTCGGCCATTGAATCGACCTTTACAGCCAGATGTTCAGGAACGTGAGCTGTCACGGATCTGGTTTTTGTTATGCCCATGCTAAGTGACTCCGTAAGTGATATCCGTCGGGCTTAAATCAATATAAATAAAAAACAATCACAGTGAATAATAAAAGCTCGACAGAGCTTTGCTCGTCAACCACCTGTCGCCCCGACCGGCCCGATCACTCACTCGCTGCCACACTGTCCTTCTATGGACCAGGCATCAGGCCTGATTCAAACGCATCACCTTCCACGACAACGCAGATAAAGCCGTTGGCAGCCGTATCGCCCTTGTTGCGTTAAGCCCTTAACGTTTCAGCATCGAACAGCCCCATGAACCCATCGTCTGAAATCGATATTTCAGGCCTGAGGTGTTACGGCAAAATCGTCGATGATGTCACCTACAGTGTTCCGCGCGGCATTACCCGTGAGGCCCGGGGGCGCGTGTGGATCGTGCGTGTCCGCAAGGACGAGAGCTGGAAGGTCAATGCGCGCTTTACGGATCTGCGTTTTGGCGGCACGCGGCGTGCACTGGATGCCGCCATCATTCATCTGCTTTACAGCGGCCATGCCTGGCGACGCGACGATGTTCTGCAACTGGGCAACAACACTGTTGTGCACTGGCGCAAGCGAAGCGGGGTGGGGTTGTGTGCGGTGGCGTATGTGTCCCGCAATGAGGCGGGGCGTGGTGAAACGTTCTTTCTGGCAACCTACAAGCGGATAGCCAGCGGGCGAGGGCTTGAGAAACTCCATGCCCGACTGGTTCAGGTGCTGGAACGCGCCCATGAGATTCAGCACTGCAAGGCAGGCATCTCTGATTCCGCGCAGGACAGGATTCGCGAGGAAATCCATCAGGCGCTCGGCAGTGAAGTATTCCGGGCATTTCTGCTGGCGGGCCAGCGCAAGGCTGATGAGATTGCCGTGGCTGATTATGTCGAGCGGCTTCGCACGTCGGGCGATTAACCCTAAGCCTGTGGTGTGACCCTCTGAAACAATCAAGCCCGGTAAAAACCGGGCTTGAACGTATTGGTTGCCGATCAGATTTTGAAGCGACTGACCAGTGTCTGCAAATGGCCACCCAGGCGCGCCAGCTCAACGCTGGACGCGGCGGTTTCTTCGCTGGCCGATGCGGTTTGCTCGGACACATCGCGCACATTGACGATGCTGCGACTGATTTCCTCTGCCACCGCACTCTGCTGCTCGGCAGCAGCAGCGATCTGCTGATTCATGGCCTGAATGCTGGAGACCGTCTGGGTAATGCTGCCCAACGACGTACCGGCCTTGCGGCTCAGTTGTACGCTGCTGACCGTCAACTCGCGGCTGTTGAGCATGATGCTGGACACCTGACGGGTCCCGCTTTGCAGAGCTGCAACCAGGGTTTCGATCTCGACCGTCGACTGTTGGGTACGCTGCGCCAGACCGCGCACTTCATCGGCAACCACCGCAAAACCACGTCCTGCTTCCCCGGCCCGTGCAGCTTCGATCGCGGCGTTGAGGGCCAGAAGATTGGTCTGCTCGGCCACGGCCTTGATCACGTCCATGACCTTGCCGATCTTGTCGCTTTCCTGCTCCAGCTGATTCATCGCGTCGGCAGAACGACCCACTTCAGTCGCCAGACGCTCGATCTGGGCGATGGCCTCACCTACCACTTTGTCGCCATCACGTGCTTCGCGGTCAGCGTTGGAGGCGGCATGCGACGCTTGTTCGGCGTTGCGCGCCACTTCGGCCACAGTCGCCGACATTTCATGCATGGCAGTGGCCACCTGATCGGTTTCCACTTTCTGGCTGTTGACGCCTGCGCTGGTTTGTTCAGTAACAGCCGACAGCTCTTCGGCGGCGCTGGCGATTTGCACGACGCTGTCGCGAATCCCGCCGATCAAGTCGCGCAACGTGGTGCCCATACGCTGAATACCTTGCTGCAGCACACCCAGTTCGTCGCGACGGGTGATCGCCTGGGTCTGGGTCAGGTCGCCAGACGCAATGCGGTCGACCACGGCCATGGTTTCTTTCAGCGGGCGGGTGATTTGCCGAGTGATGATCACGGCGGCGATGACGCCGAGGGTCATGGCCAGCAGCGTACAGATAATCTGTGTGGTACGGGCCTGTGCGCTTTCCTGGTCGCGACGATCCAGTTGCAGTTGATACATGGCCTCACTGATCTTGACGATGTC
It includes:
- a CDS encoding aldose 1-epimerase is translated as MPVNVLTLEDGITRLSVATEIGGSIVNWTVLASGQPLLRPSDDDALAAGVPRRLACYPLAPWSNRIGNDGFDTPDGWLALAPNSANDPLPIHGSAWQQPWTVIEQTPRQICLQLDSQTPFAYRAQLSYTLHDGKLSIELTTTHLDSRAIWHGLGLHPYLPRTAHTRLQANVAQVWLSDERGLPTVLQDPPAEWDFQHSSALPDTRLDNGFTGWDGHSVISQPDLGYELHCQATGSEYCLVFCPPGLNFFCFEPVSHPVNAHHLPGHPGLKLLRPGDTTTLTFSLHYQTL
- a CDS encoding EamA family transporter; amino-acid sequence: MSAPALFPRHIAVLILALLACSFAGNHIAARIAFDHDTGLLLAILCRSGVTLLVLTSLVLWQRETLSLPASTWRWQLLLGLLIATQSFCIYSAVARIPVALALLVVNVSPILLALLTWALGGARPTRRAAGLMGLILFGLTLALDVPQRLSNPGSSEPQWLEGIAYAATAAVVFAFALWITDNKLAGMRGSVRSMLTMAVVFVVAAVAGSSGVLPGGVDLPSSRIGWTALASLVLLYGLGFSLLFICMARLDISRNAPVMNIEPVASLLFGWLILDQLLSSGQILGGLIVVSGIVLLTWRRASPPVPQLSDKALHHARERSDP
- a CDS encoding TRAP transporter large permease; amino-acid sequence: MDAFILLGSFIALILIGMPVAYALGLSALIGAWWIDIPADALMIQIAGGVNKFSLLAIPFFVLAGAIMAEGGMSRRLVAFAAVLVGFVRGGLSLVNIVASTFFGAISGSSVADTASVGSVLIPEMERNGYPRDFSTAVTVSGSVQALLTPPSHNSVLYSLAAGGTVSIASLFMAGIMPGLLLSAVMMGLCMIFARKRNYPKGEVIPLRQALKIAGEALWGMMAMVIILGGILSGIFTATESAAIAVLWAFFVTMFIYRDYKWRDLPKLMHRAARTISIVMILIGFAASFGYILTLMEIPMKITTAFLTLSDNRYVILMCINVMLLLLGTVMDMAPLILILTPILLPVIVGVGIDPVHFGMIMLVNLGIGLITPPVGAVLFVGAAVGKVTIEATVKALVPFYVALFLVLMLVTYIPAISLWLPSVVL
- a CDS encoding TRAP transporter small permease → MKSNLLRINDTLYRVCIGIAGLSVLIMTLIIPWGIFARYILGSGSSWPEPTAILLMVVFTFFGAAASYRAGAHMAVSMAVDRMPQQVRRVAAVAVQVLMAIVALFMIVKGFKLCATTWNQFVGELPFLRVGISYLPIPIGGIVTLVFVLERLFLGDQSHRAVMRFDVIEESEGAA
- a CDS encoding TRAP transporter substrate-binding protein — protein: MDFKRKLLIAALPLAFCMSGMAQAEVKIKFAEIHPAGYAPVVAEQNMGKKLEEQSKGEISFKMYAGGVLGSEKEVVEQVQSGAVQMTRVSLGIVGPVVPDVNVFNLPFVFRDQAHMRTIIDGEIGQEILDKITDSQFNMVALAWMDGGTRNLYTKKPVRQMSDLKGMKIRVQGNPVFIDTINDMGGNGIAMATGEIFSALQTGVIDGAENNPPTYLQHNHYQNAKFFTITEHLILPEPIVMSKSTWEKLKPEQQALVKKLARESQMEERVLWDKSSAEAETKLKAAGVEFITLTPEQKKAFYDATQPVRDKYGAPYKDLIRRIEEVKTNPALAASNTQAAQ
- a CDS encoding glucurono-1,5-lactonase, with the protein product MDAELIVDAQNATGESPVWSVRDQALYWVDIPQGQLHCWSCADNTTRSWKAPQMLACIAADSRGGWIAGMESGIFHLQPCEDGNLISTLLVSVEHLRTGMRFNDGRCDRQGRFWAGTMLMDMAAGAAVGAMYRYSANQKTLDPLLQDFIVPNGLAFSPDGNTMYLSDSHPDVQKIWAFDYDTDSGTPHDRRLFVDMNHHLGRPDGAAIDADGCYWICGNDAGLIHRFTPTGKLDQSLVVPVKKPAMCAFGGPNLDTLFVTSIRPGGDLSDQPLAGGLFALRPGVKGLEEPTFKG
- a CDS encoding NAD-dependent epimerase/dehydratase family protein, with product MTSAHTTQTPFNRLLLTGAAGGLGKVLRETLRPYAKVLRLSDIADMAPAIDATEEVQVCDLADKHAVHQLVEGVDAILHFGGVSVERPFEEILGANICGVFHIYEAARRHGVKRVIFASSNHVIGFYKQDETIDAHSPRRPDSYYGLSKSYGEDMASFYFDRYGIETVSIRIGSSFPEPQNRRMMSTWLSFGDLTQLIERSLYTPDVGHTVVYGMSDNKNVWWDNRLASKLGYTPKDSSEQFRAKIEAQPQPAADDPAMVYQGGAFVASGPFGDQ
- a CDS encoding OprD family porin codes for the protein MTSHTTRSRILLGVGGMTLAFPILGMAEGFVDDTKATLNLRNAYFNRNFTNPAFPNSAAPQNKAEEWTQSFILDAKSGFTQGVVGFGVDVLGLYSVKLDGGKGTGGTQLLPIHGDGRPADDFGRLGVAGKARVSKTELKVGEWMPVLPILRSDDGRSLPQTFQGGQITSKEIDGLTLYGGQFRGNSPRNDASMEDMSLNGRGAFTSDRFNFGGGEYVFNDKRTQAGIWYSELQDIYQQQFFNLLHSQPIGDWTLGANLGFFTGKEDGNKLADDLDNKTTYALLSARYGGSTFYVGLQKVSGDTGWMRVNGTSGGTLANDSYNSSYDNAKEKSWQLRHDYNFVVLGVPGLTMMNRYISGDNVHTGNITDGKEWGRESELAYTVQSGAFKNLNVKWRNSTLRRDFSANEFDENRVFISYPISLL
- a CDS encoding SDR family NAD(P)-dependent oxidoreductase, coding for MNRFTQKVVVITGAGSGIGAATAKRFAREGASVVLVGRNREKLANVAAQLSGAEHLIRATDVADLTDVEALFKEVAERFGRLDVLVNNAGVATSGKVTELGVDDWKALMSVDLDGVFYCTRTAMPALIASKGNIINVSSVSGLGGDWGMSFYNAAKGAITNFTRALAMDHGVDGVRINAVCPSLTRSELTEDMLGDEALMAKFKERIPLGRPGEAEDVGDVIAFLASDDARFVTGVNLPVDGGLSASNGQPPQA